In Helicobacter bilis, a genomic segment contains:
- the uvrA gene encoding excinuclease ABC subunit UvrA, translated as MGQNDNITIIGAKENNLKNINLSIPKNKLVVFTGVSGSGKSTLAFDTLYAEGQRRYIESLSSYVRQFLDKVGKPNVEKIEGLTPAIAIDQKTTSKNPRSTVGTITEIYDYLRLLYARVGMQHCHLCGEKISSMSSTDIINEVLKLPKDSKLIIYAPIVKEKKGSFQDKLESLRTKGYVRAKINGVMTRLDSEITLAKTKKHSISIVMDRVVLNEENHARIAYAIESGLKESYGEIEVEILQDSKEHNEIIHFSEHLACFQCKVSFEELEPVSFSFNSPKGACRDCGGLGVKYALDMNSIITQHEPLNKGGIKFIFGFNKSYYYALFEGFCNAYDIKPSSTFAELSKDKQNALLYGSTKDIMVTWKNSTIKQTWRGVMQIALDVLKDDATDYMVEKICSGCNGNRLNPQSLSVKVADKGIAEVINMPIEHCYHFFDTKENFSYLSTQQKQISDSILKEIRERLFFLYDVGLGYLTLHRDARSISGGESQRIRIASQIGSGLTGVMYVLDEPSIGLHERDTLKLIKTLKSLQEKGNSVIVVEHDKETIMRADFIVDIGPGAGIYGGEVVFSGKVKDLLKSKTLSAQYLNGTKKIDYKYNRKQETWLSMRNVTLHNLCNISVKIPLANFVCVTGVSGSGKSSLILQTLLPAAQELLNHSKRIQANSGVIIEGLENLDKVIYLDQSPIGRTPRSNPSTYTGLMDDIRHLFAETKEAKIRGYSVGRFSFNVKGGRCEKCQGEGEIKIEMHFLPDVMVKCDVCKGAKYNPQTLEITYNHKNIAEVLAMSVDEACSFFSKIPKIFNRLKTLQAVGLGYITLGQSSLTLSGGEAQRIKLSKELSRKDTGKTLYILDEPTTGLHFADVDKLTGVLHHLVSLGNSVVVIEHNLDVIKNADYIIDIGPDGGSGGGKIVDCGSVADIIKNKDKSGSYTAQFLANEVL; from the coding sequence ATGGGACAAAATGACAATATCACAATCATAGGTGCAAAAGAAAATAATCTAAAAAATATAAATCTCTCTATCCCAAAAAATAAATTAGTCGTATTCACAGGTGTGAGTGGTAGCGGTAAAAGCACGCTTGCATTTGATACCTTGTATGCTGAGGGGCAAAGGCGATATATAGAATCTCTCTCAAGCTATGTGAGACAATTCCTTGATAAAGTAGGTAAGCCTAATGTAGAAAAGATAGAGGGGCTAACTCCAGCTATTGCCATAGATCAAAAGACGACTTCAAAAAATCCACGCTCCACCGTTGGCACTATCACAGAAATATATGATTATTTGCGACTTTTATATGCTAGAGTTGGTATGCAACATTGCCATTTATGCGGGGAAAAGATTAGCTCTATGTCATCAACTGATATTATTAATGAAGTTTTAAAATTGCCAAAAGATTCTAAACTCATCATTTATGCCCCCATTGTTAAAGAGAAAAAGGGAAGCTTTCAAGATAAATTAGAATCTTTACGCACAAAAGGCTATGTAAGAGCAAAGATTAATGGTGTGATGACAAGACTTGATTCTGAAATCACACTTGCAAAGACTAAAAAGCATAGCATTAGTATCGTTATGGATAGAGTGGTGCTAAATGAAGAAAATCATGCAAGAATAGCTTATGCGATAGAATCTGGACTAAAAGAATCTTATGGTGAAATTGAAGTTGAAATTTTGCAAGATTCAAAAGAGCATAATGAGATAATCCACTTTAGCGAACATTTAGCTTGTTTTCAATGTAAGGTAAGCTTTGAAGAGCTAGAGCCTGTAAGCTTTTCTTTCAATTCCCCAAAGGGTGCATGCAGAGATTGTGGTGGCTTAGGTGTGAAATACGCCCTTGATATGAATAGCATTATTACACAGCATGAGCCACTTAATAAAGGCGGGATAAAGTTTATTTTTGGATTCAATAAAAGCTATTATTACGCACTTTTTGAGGGTTTTTGTAATGCCTATGATATAAAGCCTAGTAGCACTTTTGCGGAACTCTCTAAAGATAAGCAAAACGCACTTTTATATGGCAGCACAAAAGATATTATGGTAACTTGGAAAAATAGCACGATAAAGCAGACTTGGCGTGGTGTCATGCAAATAGCCCTTGATGTGCTAAAAGATGATGCAACAGATTATATGGTAGAAAAAATTTGCAGTGGTTGTAATGGTAATAGGCTAAATCCACAATCTTTAAGCGTGAAAGTCGCAGATAAGGGGATAGCAGAAGTGATCAATATGCCAATTGAGCATTGCTATCACTTCTTTGATACAAAAGAGAATTTTTCCTACCTTAGCACACAGCAAAAGCAAATCTCAGATTCTATACTTAAAGAGATACGAGAGAGATTATTCTTCCTTTATGATGTTGGGCTAGGCTATCTTACACTGCATCGTGATGCGCGTAGTATTAGTGGAGGGGAGAGTCAGCGAATACGCATTGCAAGTCAAATCGGCAGTGGGCTAACAGGCGTTATGTATGTGCTTGATGAGCCAAGCATAGGATTACATGAAAGAGATACGCTAAAGCTTATTAAAACGCTAAAATCATTACAGGAAAAGGGTAATAGTGTCATTGTCGTAGAGCATGATAAAGAGACTATTATGCGTGCAGATTTTATAGTCGATATAGGACCGGGTGCTGGAATCTATGGTGGTGAAGTCGTCTTTAGTGGTAAGGTTAAAGATTTATTAAAAAGCAAGACTTTATCCGCACAATATCTAAATGGCACAAAAAAGATTGACTATAAATATAATAGAAAACAAGAGACATGGCTAAGTATGCGAAATGTTACTTTGCATAATCTCTGTAATATCAGCGTAAAGATTCCATTAGCAAACTTTGTGTGTGTAACAGGCGTTAGTGGTAGTGGCAAAAGCTCACTTATTTTACAGACACTCTTACCCGCCGCACAAGAATTGCTTAATCACTCAAAACGCATTCAGGCAAATAGCGGTGTAATTATTGAGGGCTTAGAGAATCTTGATAAAGTAATCTATCTAGACCAAAGTCCAATAGGCAGAACCCCAAGAAGTAACCCAAGCACTTACACGGGCTTAATGGATGATATACGCCATTTGTTTGCAGAGACAAAAGAGGCAAAAATACGCGGTTATAGTGTCGGTCGCTTTAGCTTTAATGTCAAAGGTGGCAGATGTGAAAAATGTCAAGGTGAGGGCGAAATAAAGATAGAAATGCACTTTCTACCCGATGTCATGGTGAAATGTGATGTATGCAAAGGTGCGAAATATAACCCCCAAACACTAGAGATTACCTATAATCACAAGAATATCGCCGAAGTCCTTGCTATGAGTGTTGATGAGGCATGTAGCTTTTTTAGTAAGATTCCAAAGATTTTTAATCGCCTTAAGACTTTGCAGGCAGTGGGGCTAGGCTATATCACACTCGGGCAAAGCTCACTTACACTAAGTGGTGGGGAAGCCCAAAGGATTAAACTTAGCAAGGAATTAAGCCGTAAAGATACAGGTAAAACGCTGTATATCCTAGATGAGCCTACAACGGGACTTCACTTTGCTGATGTGGATAAACTCACAGGTGTGCTACATCATCTTGTAAGTCTTGGAAACTCTGTCGTTGTGATTGAGCATAATTTAGATGTGATTAAAAACGCTGATTATATCATTGATATAGGACCAGATGGTGGCAGCGGTGGTGGGAAAATTGTAGATTGTGGTAGCGTAGCTGATATTATAAAAAATAAGGATAAAAGCGGGAGCTACACCGCACAATTTTTAGCAAATGAAGTGTTGTGA
- the trmD gene encoding tRNA (guanosine(37)-N1)-methyltransferase TrmD: MRFSFFTLFPDLIMPYFGHSIMRNAIHNKKIEVECINIRDFASNKHKKVDNALIGGGAGMLLDPFVLDCALQQARDSRIIFLSPCGARFSHKDSVRLSKYSHISFVCGRYEGFDERSIELHATEIFSIGDFILSGGELGALCMADSIARHIHGVLGNELSLQGESFESGLLEAPNFTKSKQFAKKNQENLPTSAYLNGNHAIIGDLKLTMSKMKTQYFRPDLLTS, encoded by the coding sequence ATGCGTTTTAGTTTTTTTACCCTTTTTCCAGATTTAATCATGCCTTATTTTGGGCATAGCATTATGCGAAATGCTATACATAATAAAAAGATTGAAGTAGAATGTATAAATATCCGCGATTTTGCTTCCAATAAGCATAAAAAAGTGGATAATGCCCTTATTGGCGGTGGAGCGGGCATGCTGCTTGATCCATTTGTGCTTGATTGTGCTTTACAGCAGGCAAGAGATTCACGCATTATATTTCTTAGCCCTTGTGGTGCGAGATTTAGTCATAAAGATTCTGTCCGCCTTAGCAAATATAGCCATATTAGCTTTGTGTGTGGGCGATATGAGGGCTTTGATGAGCGAAGTATTGAGCTACATGCGACAGAGATTTTTAGCATAGGCGATTTTATCTTAAGTGGTGGCGAGTTAGGGGCATTGTGTATGGCAGATTCTATTGCTAGGCATATACATGGTGTGCTTGGCAATGAGCTGTCTTTACAAGGTGAAAGTTTTGAATCTGGCTTACTTGAAGCACCAAATTTCACAAAATCAAAGCAGTTTGCTAAAAAAAATCAAGAAAATTTACCAACTTCAGCATATTTAAATGGAAATCACGCTATAATCGGCGATTTAAAACTTACCATGTCTAAGATGAAAACGCAATATTTTAGACCGGATTTATTAACATCATAA
- a CDS encoding KpsF/GutQ family sugar-phosphate isomerase — MKTYDFKAIFMQTLHDEGNALLAYSGDLGDLDSIIKLIINMKGKLVLIGVGKSGLVAQKISATLSSTGTPSIFLHPTEAMHGDLGVLQKDDCVLAISYSGESEEIVAILPHIRRMGLPIITMSKSKKSRMSMFGDYFLPLIIEREACPLQTAPTTSTTLTLALGDSLAVCLMRARGFSKSDFASFHPGGSLGRMLFIKVSDIMQTQNLPLLDTAMSLRDAISVMTNGRLGNAFFVDSNYKLLGVLSDGDLRRAMFDKGFSLESSAFSYATKNPKALYDSSMLAFDALKIIEDSKIQILPILTQEGVLEGVIHMHDLIQAGFCK, encoded by the coding sequence ATGAAAACTTATGATTTTAAAGCAATTTTTATGCAGACTTTGCATGATGAAGGTAATGCACTTTTAGCGTATAGTGGGGATTTGGGCGATTTAGATTCTATTATCAAGCTTATAATAAATATGAAAGGTAAGCTCGTGCTTATAGGAGTAGGCAAAAGCGGGCTAGTCGCACAAAAAATTTCAGCGACACTCTCAAGCACGGGCACACCAAGCATTTTTTTGCATCCCACAGAAGCTATGCATGGTGATTTAGGCGTATTGCAAAAAGATGATTGCGTGTTAGCGATTAGTTATAGTGGTGAGAGCGAGGAGATTGTAGCGATTTTGCCACATATTAGACGCATGGGGTTGCCTATCATTACTATGTCAAAGTCAAAAAAGTCGCGCATGTCTATGTTTGGCGATTATTTTCTGCCCTTAATTATAGAAAGGGAAGCATGTCCTTTGCAAACTGCCCCCACGACTTCCACCACGCTTACACTTGCCTTAGGCGACTCTCTTGCTGTGTGTCTTATGAGGGCTAGGGGCTTTAGTAAGAGTGATTTTGCAAGTTTTCATCCCGGTGGGAGTTTGGGTCGTATGCTTTTTATCAAAGTGAGCGATATTATGCAGACGCAGAATCTCCCCTTGCTCGATACTGCGATGAGTTTGCGTGATGCGATTAGTGTTATGACAAACGGGCGTTTAGGAAATGCATTTTTTGTAGATTCTAATTATAAATTGCTTGGTGTGCTGAGTGATGGCGATTTAAGACGAGCTATGTTTGATAAGGGTTTTAGCTTAGAATCTAGTGCTTTTTCTTATGCTACAAAAAATCCAAAAGCACTTTATGATAGCAGTATGCTTGCATTTGATGCTTTAAAGATTATTGAAGATTCTAAGATTCAGATATTACCTATTTTAACACAAGAGGGTGTGCTGGAGGGTGTTATTCATATGCATGATTTAATCCAAGCTGGGTTTTGTAAGTAA
- a CDS encoding inorganic phosphate transporter, with protein MDIQNINKIENATSFGQKDIIKIGIVLAFFIVIAGIAITFGYPVSSPVVLIFAAVVGGYMALNIGANDVANNVGPAVGSHAITLVGAIIIAAIAEALGAIIAGKDVVDTIKSGIINPASLQDSKTFIYVMLAALTSGAIWLHVATALGAPVSTTHSLVGGVLGAGIMAGGFGIANWGAMGEIALSWVVSPCLGGLIAMIFLFIIKRSITYQSDKKTAAKRVVPLLILIMSWSFSVYLVQKTGMIKLSFGVALLAGLAIAIVIFFVSRPFIIKKADTLSNTKEDINELFTLPLIFSAALLSFAHGANDVANAIGPLAGIYEAIRETTMEAFGGKAQVPFWIMLIGGLGISLGLALYGPKLIKTVGSEITDLDKMRAFCVALSAAITVLIASQLGLPVSSTHIAIGAIFGVGFLREYLKKRYYTMQQEVIEAYKGKNEEAVQRFLTKFERANIKQKQEMLQSLKENAAKTDKKNADLPVLKKKERKSLKKAYKQELVRRSAINRIVASWLITVPLSAIFGAVTFYLISKVDIPL; from the coding sequence ATGGATATTCAAAATATTAACAAGATTGAGAATGCTACATCATTTGGGCAAAAGGATATTATAAAGATTGGCATTGTGCTTGCATTTTTTATTGTTATTGCTGGTATTGCTATCACTTTTGGCTATCCTGTCAGTAGCCCTGTTGTGCTTATCTTTGCTGCGGTTGTGGGTGGCTATATGGCTCTCAATATCGGTGCAAATGATGTGGCAAATAATGTTGGTCCAGCGGTTGGGTCTCATGCTATCACACTTGTTGGTGCGATAATCATCGCTGCGATTGCAGAGGCTTTAGGGGCGATTATTGCTGGAAAAGATGTCGTTGATACGATTAAATCTGGCATTATTAATCCCGCGAGTTTGCAAGATAGTAAAACCTTTATTTATGTAATGCTTGCTGCCCTTACTTCTGGGGCGATTTGGCTGCATGTGGCTACTGCGCTTGGTGCGCCTGTATCTACGACACACTCACTTGTTGGTGGTGTGCTTGGGGCTGGTATTATGGCTGGTGGCTTTGGCATAGCAAACTGGGGTGCTATGGGAGAGATTGCATTAAGCTGGGTTGTATCACCTTGTCTTGGTGGCTTAATCGCCATGATATTTTTATTTATCATTAAGCGATCTATTACCTATCAAAGCGATAAAAAGACTGCGGCAAAACGCGTTGTGCCATTACTAATTCTCATTATGTCATGGTCATTTAGCGTGTATTTGGTGCAAAAAACTGGCATGATTAAACTGAGTTTTGGTGTTGCCTTACTTGCTGGATTAGCCATTGCAATTGTTATTTTCTTTGTTTCTCGTCCATTTATCATTAAAAAGGCTGATACGCTTTCAAATACAAAAGAGGATATTAATGAGCTTTTTACACTCCCTTTAATATTTTCTGCCGCTCTTCTTAGCTTCGCACATGGTGCAAATGATGTGGCAAATGCTATTGGACCTTTAGCGGGAATCTATGAGGCAATTAGAGAGACGACTATGGAAGCGTTTGGTGGTAAAGCACAAGTGCCATTCTGGATTATGCTTATTGGTGGGCTTGGAATCTCGCTAGGACTAGCCCTTTATGGACCAAAACTTATCAAGACGGTTGGTAGTGAGATTACAGATCTTGATAAAATGCGTGCTTTCTGTGTAGCCCTTTCTGCTGCTATCACCGTGCTTATTGCTTCACAATTAGGACTGCCTGTAAGCTCTACACACATTGCTATTGGTGCGATTTTTGGCGTTGGATTTTTGCGTGAATATCTAAAAAAGCGTTACTACACTATGCAACAAGAAGTAATTGAGGCATATAAAGGTAAAAATGAAGAAGCTGTGCAAAGATTCTTAACAAAATTTGAACGCGCAAATATCAAGCAAAAGCAAGAGATGCTACAATCGCTAAAAGAGAATGCTGCAAAAACTGATAAGAAGAATGCCGATTTGCCCGTATTGAAGAAAAAAGAGCGTAAAAGTCTGAAAAAAGCCTATAAGCAAGAGCTAGTTAGACGAAGTGCAATCAATAGAATCGTTGCTTCATGGCTTATTACCGTGCCACTATCAGCTATCTTTGGTGCAGTTACTTTTTATCTTATATCAAAGGTTGATATTCCGTTGTAG
- a CDS encoding toxin-antitoxin system YwqK family antitoxin, producing MLLKSVLMGFLSFHSVDTTMLKECENHADIISGCVEREYHSNGKIYWETPFKNGGREGIEKWYYKSGELRAEMPYKNGGREGIEKWYYESGELRAEIPYKNGEKEGIEKRYDENGNLKIEIPYKNGEKEGIEKEYYSNGNLWIETPYKNGEKDGMVKSYYENGNLGVETPYKNGKKEGMVKWYYENGSLWRKAPYKNGKIEGIEKWYYENGSLASERPHKNDEAHGNLKYYTEDGGLLALLKAENGKITSGKCYNNKAPTNKDLEEIGRFYSAGKGINYLQKICLKESDSK from the coding sequence ATGTTGCTAAAAAGTGTGTTAATGGGTTTTCTTTCATTTCATAGTGTAGATACAACCATGTTAAAAGAATGCGAAAATCACGCAGACATAATAAGCGGTTGTGTAGAGAGAGAATATCATTCAAATGGGAAAATTTATTGGGAAACACCATTTAAAAATGGTGGAAGAGAAGGCATAGAAAAGTGGTATTATAAGAGTGGTGAGCTTCGGGCTGAAATGCCATATAAAAATGGTGGAAGAGAAGGCATAGAAAAATGGTATTATGAGAGTGGTGAGCTTCGGGCTGAAATACCATATAAAAATGGTGAAAAAGAAGGTATAGAAAAGCGGTATGATGAAAATGGGAATCTAAAGATTGAAATACCATATAAAAATGGTGAAAAAGAAGGTATAGAAAAAGAATATTATTCAAATGGGAATCTTTGGATAGAAACACCATATAAAAATGGTGAAAAGGACGGCATGGTAAAGTCGTATTATGAGAATGGGAATCTAGGAGTAGAAACACCATATAAAAATGGCAAAAAAGAAGGCATGGTAAAGTGGTATTATGAGAATGGGAGTCTTTGGAGAAAAGCGCCATATAAAAATGGCAAAATAGAGGGCATAGAAAAATGGTATTATGAGAATGGGAGTCTAGCAAGTGAAAGACCACATAAAAATGATGAAGCACATGGCAATTTAAAATACTACACAGAAGATGGAGGGCTACTTGCTTTGCTTAAAGCCGAGAATGGCAAGATTACAAGCGGTAAATGCTATAATAATAAAGCCCCAACAAATAAAGATTTAGAAGAGATTGGTAGATTTTATAGTGCTGGCAAAGGAATTAACTATTTACAAAAAATATGCCTTAAAGAGAGTGATTCTAAATAA
- the rplS gene encoding 50S ribosomal protein L19: MKNRYIEQFEKAQLENKSVPQFKAGDTLRVGIKIKEGDKTRVQNFEGVCIAIRGNGVDRTFTVRKMGANNIGVEKIFPLYSDSLEKIEVLRIGRVRRAKLYYLRNRRGKAARIKELRKELNKKEA; this comes from the coding sequence ATGAAAAATCGATATATCGAGCAATTTGAAAAAGCACAACTTGAGAATAAGTCTGTGCCACAATTTAAAGCAGGTGATACTCTGCGTGTTGGGATTAAGATAAAAGAGGGTGACAAAACGAGAGTGCAAAACTTTGAGGGTGTATGTATAGCTATACGCGGTAATGGCGTGGATAGGACTTTTACCGTGCGTAAAATGGGTGCTAACAATATAGGTGTTGAAAAGATTTTTCCACTTTATAGCGATAGCTTAGAAAAAATAGAAGTGTTGCGTATTGGGCGAGTCCGCCGTGCAAAACTTTATTATTTGCGTAATAGAAGAGGTAAAGCTGCAAGGATTAAGGAATTAAGAAAAGAGTTGAATAAAAAAGAAGCATAA
- a CDS encoding proline--tRNA ligase has product MRFSTFFAPTLKEAPKDAVLKSHIYLLRAGYIHQIGSGIYNFLPLAQIVMDKIKTIVREEMNRAGANEITMGFLTPTSLWEQSGRYEKYSELALFTDKKGASFVLGPTHEECVTEIAKTYIKSYKQLPLNLYQIHLKFRDELRPRFGLLRAREFVMKDAYSFHDSLESLNKEFINMRDTYVRIFRRLGLDFRIVEADSGAIGGSGSREFMVLAECGEDTIVTCSKCDYASNIEAAVRKPKTCDEIAPQATSNYHKFETPNVKTIDDLSKFFKVNPFYLMKAVVKKVIFKDSVDIAIFFMRGKDMLEDTKALNALQAIDPSVLDIADADTAFLESYKLPQGSIGPIHLRALTNSRFIVFDKELENGEDLICGANEHGYHYVGVQLEEFDDLYYRDLVAVQEGDSCAKCGGTLRYSKGIEVGHIFKLEDKYSKPMQANFLLSSGSSMPFTMGCYGLGVSRLISAILEQKADEKGCVWGAVAPFKLDIIISNMKNEEEVLFATNLYTQLQEKGIEVILDDRNERFGSKIADFELIGFEYALIVGKRLAENKLELIKRNGLIKTEYSSVNILESLLGVL; this is encoded by the coding sequence ATGCGTTTTTCAACTTTCTTTGCACCAACACTTAAAGAAGCACCAAAAGATGCAGTGTTAAAAAGCCATATCTATTTGCTTAGGGCAGGCTACATTCATCAAATAGGCAGTGGTATTTACAACTTTTTGCCATTAGCACAAATTGTAATGGATAAAATCAAAACCATAGTAAGAGAAGAGATGAATAGAGCCGGGGCAAATGAAATTACTATGGGATTTCTAACGCCAACAAGCCTTTGGGAGCAAAGTGGAAGATATGAAAAATATAGCGAATTAGCCCTTTTTACCGATAAAAAAGGGGCGTCTTTTGTGCTTGGTCCAACACATGAAGAGTGTGTAACAGAGATAGCAAAAACCTATATCAAAAGCTATAAGCAACTGCCACTTAATCTCTATCAAATCCATTTAAAATTTAGAGATGAGTTGCGTCCTAGATTCGGGCTTTTGCGTGCTAGAGAGTTTGTGATGAAAGATGCGTATAGCTTTCATGATTCTTTAGAATCTTTGAATAAAGAGTTTATAAATATGCGTGATACTTATGTGAGAATCTTTAGGCGTTTGGGGCTTGATTTTCGCATTGTTGAGGCGGATTCTGGTGCGATTGGTGGGAGTGGTAGTCGTGAGTTTATGGTGCTTGCTGAATGCGGTGAAGACACGATTGTAACCTGCAGTAAATGCGATTATGCTTCAAATATTGAAGCGGCAGTGCGTAAGCCAAAAACATGCGATGAGATTGCCCCACAAGCTACAAGCAATTATCATAAATTTGAAACGCCAAATGTAAAAACTATCGATGATTTGAGCAAGTTTTTTAAAGTCAATCCATTCTATCTTATGAAAGCGGTTGTAAAAAAAGTGATTTTTAAAGATAGCGTTGATATTGCTATATTTTTTATGCGTGGTAAAGATATGCTAGAGGATACTAAGGCATTAAACGCACTTCAGGCGATTGATCCTTCCGTGCTTGATATAGCCGATGCGGATACGGCATTTTTAGAATCTTATAAGTTGCCACAAGGCTCTATTGGTCCTATACATTTGCGTGCCTTGACAAATTCTCGTTTTATTGTGTTTGATAAGGAATTAGAGAATGGAGAGGATTTGATATGTGGGGCAAATGAGCATGGTTATCATTATGTTGGTGTGCAATTGGAGGAATTTGATGATTTATATTATCGCGATTTAGTCGCTGTGCAAGAGGGCGATTCTTGTGCTAAATGCGGTGGGACTTTGCGTTATAGTAAGGGCATTGAAGTAGGACATATTTTTAAGCTAGAGGATAAGTATTCAAAGCCTATGCAGGCTAATTTTCTTCTTTCAAGTGGCTCTAGTATGCCTTTTACTATGGGTTGCTATGGGCTTGGTGTAAGCAGACTAATATCTGCTATTTTAGAGCAAAAGGCAGATGAAAAAGGCTGTGTGTGGGGGGCTGTCGCACCCTTTAAGCTTGATATTATCATCTCAAATATGAAAAATGAAGAAGAGGTGCTTTTTGCTACAAATCTTTATACACAATTACAAGAGAAGGGCATTGAAGTCATACTTGATGATAGGAATGAGAGGTTTGGGAGTAAAATCGCTGATTTTGAGTTAATCGGCTTTGAATATGCCTTAATTGTAGGTAAGAGACTTGCTGAAAATAAGTTAGAATTAATAAAGCGAAATGGACTCATAAAGACAGAATATAGCAGCGTAAATATCTTAGAATCTTTGCTTGGGGTTTTGTAA
- a CDS encoding outer membrane family protein — MRLHKILIFSALSLSMLYARQNEIAIMEQEHKNTESTIEQENGVFLHGGLEVFNKTAFSTKQALPNNSYGYALGQLGVGYKYNDFQVMIGAVAAGLTYDSTKGLGYNYVGAYPGYLNDKDATADNTHNAFVHNAYIHYQTDSLNIKAGRFEQEDDDWFDSYAEGINAVYKFADNFHVKLFGSSTVALVGNSWLTDFSTTYSTYGILNAEVGYNNDFLDAKAYVYYGAKEYVAPGLSVSASFGDKESVSYTTKLVALFPIHSKSILDIGNHFFADFKDPTGFTSSILVRQDIDIYDTYKIALGVYKNIGNANARMGMFGNPIGIDIWDNSVYGTGRSLNASVAPDALSVLLFTEARYEKLAKFVESLSFGLDGRYTTAPSATEYSLKFIIDWQIIDSVSLGLIANYYTHIMQNDAWNEQDIALNGRHVLDRSYLMSSVTYAF, encoded by the coding sequence ATGCGATTACATAAGATTCTCATATTTTCTGCACTCAGCCTTTCTATGCTGTATGCAAGGCAGAATGAGATTGCAATCATGGAGCAAGAGCATAAAAACACAGAATCTACAATAGAGCAAGAAAATGGCGTATTTTTACATGGTGGTTTAGAAGTGTTTAATAAAACTGCATTTAGCACGAAACAAGCATTGCCTAATAATAGCTATGGTTACGCCTTAGGGCAATTAGGCGTGGGGTATAAATATAATGATTTTCAGGTTATGATTGGAGCGGTTGCTGCTGGGCTTACTTATGATTCTACAAAAGGTTTGGGTTATAACTATGTGGGGGCATATCCGGGCTATCTCAATGACAAAGACGCAACAGCGGACAATACCCATAATGCGTTCGTGCATAATGCTTATATACACTATCAAACAGATTCTCTAAATATTAAAGCAGGGAGATTTGAGCAAGAAGATGATGATTGGTTTGATAGCTATGCTGAAGGTATAAACGCAGTGTATAAATTTGCGGATAACTTTCATGTAAAGCTTTTTGGCTCAAGCACAGTGGCACTTGTAGGTAATAGTTGGCTTACAGATTTTAGCACTACTTATTCTACTTATGGAATCTTAAATGCTGAAGTCGGCTATAATAACGACTTTTTAGATGCAAAGGCTTATGTGTATTATGGTGCAAAAGAGTATGTTGCACCGGGGCTTAGTGTGAGTGCTAGTTTTGGCGATAAAGAGAGTGTTAGCTATACTACAAAGCTAGTCGCACTTTTCCCTATACATAGTAAAAGCATTCTTGATATAGGTAATCACTTTTTCGCTGACTTTAAAGATCCCACCGGCTTTACTTCAAGCATTCTTGTGAGACAAGATATTGACATTTATGATACTTATAAAATCGCACTTGGAGTCTATAAAAATATAGGTAACGCAAATGCTAGAATGGGTATGTTTGGTAATCCTATCGGCATAGATATTTGGGATAATAGTGTGTATGGCACAGGCAGATCGCTTAATGCTTCTGTTGCCCCTGATGCCCTTAGTGTATTGCTTTTCACAGAAGCTAGATATGAAAAATTAGCAAAATTTGTAGAATCTTTGTCCTTTGGACTTGATGGGCGATATACCACTGCCCCGAGTGCGACAGAGTATTCATTGAAGTTTATTATCGATTGGCAGATTATAGATTCTGTAAGTTTGGGCTTAATTGCTAACTATTACACACATATCATGCAAAATGATGCGTGGAATGAACAAGATATTGCCCTAAATGGTCGCCATGTCCTTGATAGAAGCTATCTTATGTCATCTGTAACCTATGCGTTTTAG